One segment of Nostoc piscinale CENA21 DNA contains the following:
- a CDS encoding DUF4340 domain-containing protein: MTIPKTTLILVLLALGLGGFVYFHEIRGATQQEEVKAKQQQIFAFAEDDVQSLTVKTKAYTLMLERNSKGSEPKWLLKYPVSDSANDAIVSYLTDLLVKGKSDRTISTSANQLTEFGLAQPNATIEIKLKNQQTHQLILGKSDFNNRFVYAQADSPTQPNGNINVLLVSTDFANAVNRELSEWRQTVDNSKSTPLPTNLPLPTP; this comes from the coding sequence ATGACTATTCCAAAGACAACTTTAATTTTGGTATTGTTGGCGCTGGGTTTAGGTGGTTTCGTATATTTCCATGAAATTAGAGGCGCAACTCAGCAAGAAGAAGTCAAGGCGAAACAGCAGCAAATTTTTGCGTTTGCGGAAGATGATGTGCAGTCTTTGACAGTCAAAACCAAAGCTTACACTCTGATGTTGGAACGCAATTCCAAGGGTAGCGAACCTAAATGGTTGCTGAAATATCCAGTTTCAGATTCAGCCAATGATGCGATCGTTTCTTATTTAACGGATTTGTTGGTTAAAGGTAAAAGCGATCGCACCATATCAACCTCTGCTAACCAACTCACAGAATTTGGTTTAGCCCAACCCAACGCCACCATTGAGATTAAACTGAAAAATCAGCAAACACATCAGTTAATTTTGGGCAAATCTGATTTTAATAATCGTTTTGTGTATGCTCAAGCTGACTCACCTACGCAACCAAACGGCAATATCAATGTATTATTAGTATCTACAGATTTTGCTAATGCCGTTAACCGGGAGTTATCAGAATGGCGACAAACTGTTGATAACAGTAAATCAACTCCTTTACCCACGAATCTTCCTCTTCCAACACCTTAG
- the purU gene encoding formyltetrahydrofolate deformylase, with translation MSNTTATLLISCPDQRGLVAKIANFIYANGGNIIHADQHTDFSAGLFLTRIEWQLEGFNLPKDLIGPAFNAIAQPLGAKWELHFSDTVPRIAIWVSRQDHCLYDLIWRHRAKEFAAEIPLIISNHPHLKVVADQFGIDFHHLPITKENKPEQEAKQLELLCKYEIDLVVLAKYMQIVSADFIAQFPQIINIHHSFLPAFVGANPYHRAFERGVKIIGATSHYVTTDLDAGPIIEQDVVRVSHRDEVEDLVRKGKDLERIVLARAVRLHLQNRVLVYGNRTVVFE, from the coding sequence ATGTCCAATACAACTGCCACCTTGCTTATTTCTTGTCCTGATCAACGAGGACTTGTTGCCAAAATTGCTAACTTTATTTATGCCAATGGTGGCAATATTATTCATGCAGATCAGCACACAGATTTTTCGGCGGGGTTGTTTCTAACTCGTATAGAATGGCAGTTAGAAGGATTTAATTTACCTAAAGATTTAATTGGCCCAGCGTTTAATGCGATCGCTCAACCTTTAGGAGCTAAATGGGAACTCCATTTTTCTGACACTGTACCACGCATCGCAATCTGGGTCAGCCGCCAAGACCACTGTCTTTATGATTTAATTTGGCGACACCGTGCTAAAGAATTCGCTGCCGAAATTCCGTTAATTATTAGCAATCATCCTCATTTAAAAGTAGTTGCAGACCAATTTGGTATTGATTTCCATCACCTTCCAATTACCAAAGAAAACAAACCAGAACAAGAAGCTAAACAATTAGAATTATTATGCAAATACGAAATTGATTTAGTTGTACTGGCAAAATATATGCAAATTGTCAGTGCCGATTTTATTGCTCAATTTCCTCAAATTATTAATATTCATCACTCATTTTTACCAGCTTTTGTCGGCGCAAATCCCTATCATAGAGCTTTTGAGAGAGGTGTAAAAATCATTGGCGCAACCTCTCATTATGTGACTACAGATTTAGATGCAGGCCCAATTATAGAACAAGATGTAGTGAGAGTTAGCCACCGCGATGAAGTAGAAGATTTGGTTAGAAAAGGTAAGGATTTAGAGAGAATAGTATTAGCCAGAGCGGTACGGCTACACTTACAAAACCGTGTTTTAGTTTATGGTAATCGCACCGTCGTATTTGAGTAA
- the crtW gene encoding beta-carotene ketolase CrtW, translating into MTQIDSLSSQSKQPDFVISAALKTFQGILIAGLILGLWVISITLFFLLNIYQTPIPLIAIAILWQTFLYTGLFITAHDAMHGVVFPQNPKINNWIGRICVFLYALFSYQELLTKHWSHHHYPATKDDPDFYDHQQQNFFAWYFNFIKSYWNWRQHLRFILVYIFLRYVCNIPETNLILFWCIPSIFSSIQLFYFGTFLPHRRLAEGYTSLHCTRSTHLPVFWSFITCYHFGYHQEHHEYPHIPWWQLPEVYQAEKQQ; encoded by the coding sequence ATGACTCAGATTGATTCATTATCATCACAATCAAAACAGCCAGATTTTGTTATTAGCGCAGCACTAAAAACATTTCAAGGTATTCTCATTGCTGGTCTGATTTTAGGCTTGTGGGTAATAAGTATCACATTATTTTTCTTACTCAATATTTATCAAACCCCAATTCCCTTAATAGCTATAGCGATACTTTGGCAGACATTTTTATACACAGGATTATTTATTACTGCTCATGATGCTATGCACGGCGTAGTGTTTCCCCAAAATCCCAAAATTAATAATTGGATAGGTAGAATATGTGTATTTTTGTACGCACTATTTTCTTATCAAGAGCTACTCACAAAACACTGGTCACATCACCACTATCCGGCTACTAAAGATGATCCAGATTTTTATGATCATCAGCAGCAAAACTTTTTTGCCTGGTATTTTAACTTCATTAAATCTTATTGGAATTGGCGGCAACATCTGAGATTTATATTGGTATATATTTTTCTGAGATATGTCTGTAATATACCTGAAACTAATTTAATTTTATTTTGGTGTATACCATCTATTTTCAGTTCAATTCAATTATTTTATTTCGGCACCTTTCTTCCTCATAGAAGACTTGCAGAGGGATACACAAGTTTGCACTGTACACGTAGTACTCATTTACCTGTGTTTTGGTCATTTATTACTTGTTACCATTTTGGTTATCATCAAGAACATCACGAATATCCTCATATTCCTTGGTGGCAATTACCAGAGGTTTATCAGGCTGAGAAGCAGCAATAA
- a CDS encoding bestrophin family protein, translating into MSKKKWLKEIFRFHGSVIPGVLERSVFCGAFGVIISFLDFKELPVAQPVLGTVIPSIVLGLLLVFRTNTAYERFWEGRKLWGSTVNTIRNLAWKIWVAVDEVESDDRERKIAALRLLPAFAIAKKLYLRYEPASEELKPWISPAQYSNLQNIQNMPLEISRLLGNYLQQEYKRGLLTNYQLTSIHTLMNNLMDNVGGCERILKTPIPPAYVIHLNQLVFIYCLILPFQFVKDLGLWTGLFVALVSFALFGIEEIGVEIENPFGYDHNDLPLDKICQTIKSNIEEFIAFQTIEDQDNIEKQINFSYTNPDI; encoded by the coding sequence CTGTCAAAAAAAAAATGGCTAAAAGAAATATTTAGATTCCACGGTTCGGTGATTCCCGGAGTTTTAGAACGCTCTGTTTTTTGTGGTGCATTTGGCGTGATCATTTCTTTTCTTGACTTCAAGGAATTGCCAGTTGCTCAACCCGTATTAGGCACTGTAATTCCTAGTATTGTTTTGGGTTTATTGTTAGTTTTTCGGACTAATACAGCTTATGAGCGATTTTGGGAAGGGAGAAAACTTTGGGGTAGCACAGTTAATACTATCCGCAATTTAGCTTGGAAAATTTGGGTTGCAGTAGACGAAGTGGAATCTGACGACAGAGAACGCAAAATAGCCGCATTACGTTTATTACCAGCATTTGCGATCGCCAAAAAATTATATCTTCGGTATGAACCAGCCAGTGAAGAATTAAAACCTTGGATTTCCCCTGCTCAATATAGCAATTTGCAAAATATTCAAAACATGCCTTTAGAAATTTCTCGCTTGTTAGGAAATTACTTACAGCAAGAATATAAACGTGGTCTTTTAACAAATTATCAATTGACTAGTATTCACACTCTCATGAATAACTTGATGGATAATGTCGGTGGTTGCGAACGTATTTTAAAAACACCAATTCCCCCTGCTTATGTGATTCATCTAAATCAATTAGTATTTATTTATTGTTTAATTCTGCCATTTCAATTTGTTAAAGATTTAGGTCTATGGACAGGTTTATTTGTGGCTCTTGTCAGTTTTGCTTTGTTTGGCATTGAAGAAATTGGCGTAGAAATTGAAAATCCCTTTGGTTACGATCATAATGATTTGCCATTAGATAAAATTTGCCAAACTATCAAAAGTAATATTGAAGAATTTATTGCTTTTCAAACAATCGAAGACCAAGACAACATAGAAAAACAAATTAACTTTTCATACACTAATCCAGATATTTAA